A genome region from Labilibaculum antarcticum includes the following:
- the pbpC gene encoding penicillin-binding protein 1C — protein sequence MLAFLLWGISFWFSLPSELFQDPTSTILFSREGKLLGARIATDGQWRFPESELVPEKFEKSLLAFEDQYFYYHPGVNPVSLGRAFLLNIKAGHVVSGGSTLSMQLIRISRKGKSRNYYQKLIELIKSIRLELGYSKKEILALYASHAPFGGNVVGLEAASWRFFGRNAGDLSWAEAATLAVLPNAPALIYPGRNSKKLRDKRNRLLDRLVEREIIDSTTCELAKLEVLPSKIHALPMLAPHLLDQANIEFTGERITSSLNDRLQLQVNGLVRKYQRNFEANEIHNMAVLVLDVETGQSLAYVGNTAKFDEENNGNQVDVIRAARSTGSVLKPFLFASMLKSGEILPNTLVPDIPTQIAGYSPKNFNLRYDGAVPAHKALSRSLNVPAVRMLRDYGVEPFHHMLKKLGLTTLNRPSGHYGLSLILGGAEGTLWDLCGMYSGLARTLKHYNQYNKTYFPNDIREPAYRLQDSVEKGKAESQSRLSAASIYQTFEALLEVNRPNGESGWKSFSSSRKVAWKTGTSFGFRDAWAIGTTPKYVVGVWVGNADGVGRPGLTGVSAAAPVMFDVFNLLPSGSWFDIPFEEMEEIPVCRQSGYRAGRWCEIVDTMLVCKTGLATKSCPYHRLVHLDASKRYQVNSECEKVSNMQHVNWFVLPPAMEWYYKKRNALYRPLPPFRDDCSGVQNHKVMELIYPKGNDQIFVPVDLDGIRGKVVFEMAHHDPEAEVFWHLDGDFIGTTVLLHQKELSPDEGEHLLSLVDNHGNTLYKKFTIVGKKENEIDYY from the coding sequence ATGTTGGCATTTTTGTTGTGGGGAATCAGTTTCTGGTTTTCTCTGCCGTCTGAACTGTTTCAAGACCCAACATCTACAATTCTTTTTAGCCGGGAAGGAAAGTTGCTTGGTGCGCGAATTGCCACTGATGGTCAATGGCGATTTCCGGAATCGGAACTGGTACCCGAAAAATTTGAGAAGTCTCTTTTGGCTTTTGAGGATCAGTATTTTTATTATCACCCCGGAGTGAATCCGGTTTCGTTGGGAAGAGCTTTTCTTCTAAATATAAAGGCTGGTCATGTGGTGAGTGGAGGCAGTACGCTAAGCATGCAGTTGATTCGCATTTCCAGAAAAGGAAAGAGTAGAAACTATTATCAGAAATTGATTGAGCTAATAAAATCGATTCGCTTAGAGTTGGGATATTCTAAAAAAGAGATTCTTGCTTTGTATGCTTCTCATGCTCCTTTTGGTGGGAATGTTGTTGGATTGGAAGCAGCTTCCTGGCGTTTTTTCGGAAGGAATGCAGGTGATTTATCATGGGCCGAAGCAGCCACTTTAGCTGTATTGCCGAATGCTCCCGCATTAATTTATCCGGGAAGAAACAGTAAAAAGCTTCGTGATAAACGCAATCGCCTTTTAGATCGATTAGTGGAACGAGAGATTATCGATTCTACGACTTGTGAATTGGCAAAATTGGAAGTCCTTCCATCTAAAATTCATGCTTTGCCGATGTTGGCTCCTCATTTATTGGATCAGGCAAATATTGAGTTTACTGGAGAACGAATTACGAGCTCGCTAAATGATCGACTTCAATTGCAGGTTAATGGGCTTGTTCGAAAATACCAGCGAAATTTTGAGGCCAATGAGATTCATAATATGGCCGTTTTGGTTTTAGATGTGGAAACGGGTCAGAGCCTTGCATATGTTGGGAATACAGCTAAATTTGATGAGGAAAATAATGGGAATCAGGTTGATGTTATTCGTGCAGCGCGAAGCACAGGCAGCGTTTTAAAACCATTTTTGTTTGCCAGCATGTTGAAAAGTGGTGAAATTCTTCCCAACACACTTGTTCCTGATATTCCAACGCAGATAGCAGGCTATTCACCAAAGAATTTTAATCTTCGTTACGATGGTGCAGTTCCTGCCCATAAGGCTCTGTCGCGCTCTTTAAATGTGCCAGCGGTTCGCATGTTGCGCGATTACGGAGTTGAGCCTTTTCACCATATGCTTAAAAAATTGGGACTCACTACACTCAATCGACCATCAGGACATTATGGTTTGTCATTAATATTAGGTGGCGCTGAAGGTACATTGTGGGATTTATGTGGGATGTATTCAGGTTTAGCGAGAACTTTGAAGCATTACAATCAATATAATAAAACCTATTTTCCGAATGATATTCGGGAACCTGCTTATCGACTTCAGGATTCTGTGGAAAAAGGGAAGGCAGAATCTCAATCAAGATTAAGTGCAGCTTCCATTTATCAAACATTCGAAGCTTTATTGGAAGTGAACAGACCAAATGGCGAAAGTGGGTGGAAATCTTTTTCTTCATCACGAAAAGTGGCTTGGAAAACAGGGACCAGCTTTGGTTTTCGCGATGCCTGGGCTATTGGAACTACACCAAAATACGTAGTAGGCGTATGGGTAGGAAATGCGGATGGAGTTGGCCGACCAGGGTTAACAGGCGTAAGTGCTGCAGCACCGGTTATGTTTGATGTCTTCAATTTGTTGCCATCGGGTTCTTGGTTTGATATTCCTTTCGAGGAAATGGAAGAGATTCCTGTTTGCAGGCAAAGTGGTTATAGAGCTGGACGATGGTGTGAGATTGTTGATACGATGTTGGTTTGTAAAACTGGTTTAGCGACCAAGTCCTGTCCTTATCATAGGCTCGTGCATTTAGATGCCAGTAAGCGGTATCAGGTGAATTCTGAATGCGAGAAAGTGAGTAACATGCAACATGTAAATTGGTTTGTGTTACCACCCGCAATGGAATGGTATTATAAAAAAAGGAATGCCTTGTATCGTCCCTTACCACCCTTTCGGGATGATTGTTCCGGGGTTCAAAATCACAAAGTAATGGAGCTAATTTATCCGAAAGGCAACGATCAGATTTTTGTTCCCGTAGATTTGGATGGAATTCGCGGGAAAGTTGTTTTCGAAATGGCTCATCATGATCCCGAAGCAGAAGTTTTCTGGCATCTCGATGGCGATTTTATAGGGACAACGGTTCTTCTGCATCAGAAGGAATTAAGTCCCGATGAAGGAGAACACCTGCTTAGCTTGGTTGACAATCATGGCAATACATTGTATAAAAAGTTTACTATTGTAGGGAAAAAGGAGAATGAAATTGATTACTACTAA
- a CDS encoding CNNM domain-containing protein: MLLLIFYLFLALVVSFLCSVMESVLLSTPLSFLNVLKKNGDKRAISFLKLKHNIDRPLSAILSLNTVAHTIGAAGVGAQATKLFGELYFGLVSAVLTLLILIFSEIIPKTIGARYWRSLAMNSGLIMNAMVFITYPLVILTGYITKLFSPKDKTMSVSREELSAMAHIGTKEGALEENENKIIQNLIRLKTVSVNEIMTPRVVVCVANEEMSLNEFLHQKEFLYYSRIPVFSQRNDNITGYVFRQSVFEYLAEGKSSLKLKDIKRTIVVVPKFQTLLKAWENLLDKKEQIALVVDEYGGMDGIVSMEDIIETLLGFEIVDERDKIVDMQQFARERWNERKAKYNIFDESEDS; encoded by the coding sequence ATGCTTCTTCTGATATTTTATTTATTTCTTGCACTTGTTGTATCCTTTCTTTGTTCGGTAATGGAATCCGTTTTGTTATCAACGCCTCTTTCATTTTTAAATGTTCTAAAAAAAAATGGAGATAAAAGAGCGATCTCATTTTTAAAACTCAAACACAATATCGATCGACCTTTGTCGGCAATCTTATCTTTAAACACAGTTGCTCATACAATTGGAGCGGCTGGTGTTGGCGCACAGGCTACAAAATTATTTGGCGAGCTTTATTTTGGATTGGTATCCGCAGTTTTAACCTTGCTAATTCTCATTTTTTCAGAAATAATACCGAAAACCATAGGAGCAAGATATTGGCGAAGTCTAGCCATGAATTCAGGACTTATAATGAATGCAATGGTGTTTATAACTTACCCTTTGGTTATTTTAACGGGTTATATTACGAAATTATTTTCTCCAAAAGATAAAACGATGTCGGTTAGCAGAGAAGAGTTATCGGCAATGGCACATATTGGAACAAAGGAAGGTGCCTTGGAGGAAAATGAGAACAAGATAATTCAGAATTTAATTCGCCTTAAAACGGTTAGTGTCAATGAGATTATGACCCCAAGAGTTGTGGTTTGTGTTGCCAATGAGGAAATGAGTCTTAACGAATTTCTTCATCAAAAGGAGTTTCTATACTATTCAAGAATTCCTGTTTTCTCTCAAAGGAACGATAACATTACGGGATATGTGTTCAGACAATCTGTTTTTGAATATCTGGCCGAAGGCAAAAGTAGTTTGAAATTGAAGGATATCAAGAGGACGATAGTTGTAGTCCCAAAGTTTCAAACTCTGCTTAAAGCGTGGGAAAATTTATTGGATAAAAAGGAGCAAATAGCTTTGGTTGTAGATGAATATGGAGGAATGGATGGTATTGTGAGTATGGAAGATATTATAGAAACACTTTTAGGATTTGAAATAGTTGACGAGCGGGATAAAATTGTTGATATGCAACAATTCGCAAGAGAGAGGTGGAATGAGCGAAAAGCGAAGTATAATATTTTCGATGAGTCGGAAGATTCGTAA
- a CDS encoding hybrid sensor histidine kinase/response regulator produces the protein MSKLKFEYKILIAYLLVGGMWISFSDLLVQNIVSDPNYLTQVQTYKGWFYVLVTGILFYLLLKKHLIKIRNAEKKARESDHLKTAFLQNISHEIRTPMNGIVGFAGLLKENDLTQDEKDMYLDIITKSSDQLLNVVNDVLDVSLIDSGNVIINKTQFNLNEFMNQIYSVHGTILSKDISLQLNNTLSGLDYIVFTDKIKLGQIFDNLISNAIKYTPKGLIEFGCEMKEDQLLFFVKDSGIGIAPKYHEKIFDRFHRAEVETTKTIGGAGLGLAICKGNVELLGGEIWVESNLGDGSKFYFTMPGEFVISEIKEEQKEKFKTALKPGCLLVAEDEELNFSYISRILKDAGIDFLRAENGQEAVDICRNNANVKMVLMDVKMPILNGYEAVRMIRESQNDIPIIAQTAFAIGNEKKKALDVGCNDYIAKPFKRGELLDKIRQNLR, from the coding sequence ATGTCAAAACTTAAATTTGAATATAAAATTCTCATCGCATATTTGTTAGTGGGTGGGATGTGGATTTCATTTTCAGACCTATTGGTGCAGAATATAGTTTCTGACCCTAATTATCTTACTCAGGTGCAAACCTATAAAGGTTGGTTCTATGTTTTGGTGACTGGGATTTTGTTTTACCTTTTACTAAAGAAGCATTTGATTAAAATTCGAAATGCAGAAAAGAAAGCAAGAGAGAGTGATCACTTGAAAACTGCTTTTTTACAGAATATATCGCATGAAATAAGAACACCTATGAATGGAATTGTAGGTTTTGCAGGTCTTTTAAAAGAAAATGATCTTACCCAAGATGAAAAGGATATGTATCTTGATATCATTACTAAAAGTTCGGATCAATTACTTAACGTAGTTAATGATGTGTTAGATGTTTCGTTAATAGATTCGGGAAATGTGATCATTAATAAGACTCAATTTAATCTTAATGAATTCATGAATCAGATTTATTCTGTTCATGGCACAATTCTAAGTAAAGATATTTCTCTTCAATTAAATAATACCCTTTCTGGTTTAGATTATATTGTTTTCACAGATAAAATTAAGCTGGGACAAATTTTTGATAATTTAATTAGTAACGCAATAAAATATACTCCAAAAGGATTGATTGAGTTTGGCTGTGAGATGAAGGAAGATCAATTGCTCTTTTTTGTAAAGGATTCAGGAATTGGAATTGCTCCGAAATATCATGAGAAAATTTTTGATCGTTTTCACAGAGCTGAAGTGGAGACGACTAAAACCATTGGCGGTGCAGGCTTAGGTTTGGCAATATGCAAAGGTAATGTTGAATTATTAGGGGGTGAAATTTGGGTGGAATCTAATCTTGGGGATGGATCTAAATTCTATTTTACAATGCCCGGCGAATTTGTGATATCGGAAATTAAAGAAGAGCAAAAAGAAAAATTTAAGACTGCTTTAAAGCCTGGTTGTTTGCTTGTTGCAGAAGATGAAGAATTGAATTTTAGTTATATATCAAGAATTCTGAAAGATGCGGGTATTGACTTTTTAAGAGCTGAAAATGGACAGGAAGCCGTGGATATTTGTAGAAATAACGCAAATGTGAAAATGGTTTTGATGGATGTTAAAATGCCAATACTGAATGGTTACGAGGCTGTTAGAATGATTCGGGAATCTCAGAATGACATTCCTATTATTGCTCAGACAGCTTTTGCAATTGGAAATGAAAAAAAGAAGGCTTTGGATGTTGGGTGTAATGATTACATCGCAAAACCTTTTAAGAGGGGTGAACTGCTGGACAAGATTAGACAAAATCTAAGGTGA
- a CDS encoding glutaminase, producing MNYQKIFTEVLKKMDGYKDSGSPASYIPELRDVDPSKFGVHLITNKNKNYSIGDSEEKFSIQSISKVLSLVMAYKLIDEDLWKRVGVEPSGTPFNSLIQLEYDQGIPRNPFINAGALVICDVLVEHLENPKEEFLNFVRSLSGNSKLEYCSRIAESEKATSFRNASLINLMKDLGNIRNDIDTVLDFYFNLCSIEMTCNELTRTFLFLASNGKDLITNERFLSSSKSKRVNAVMQLCGFYDEAGEFSFKVGLPGKSGVGGGIVAILPNHYCIAVWSPRLNKKGNSSKGMKFLELFTSETELSIF from the coding sequence ATGAACTATCAAAAGATATTTACAGAAGTATTGAAAAAGATGGATGGATATAAGGATTCAGGGAGTCCTGCATCCTATATTCCCGAACTTCGAGATGTAGATCCAAGTAAATTTGGAGTTCATTTGATCACAAATAAGAATAAAAATTACAGTATTGGTGATTCTGAAGAAAAGTTCTCCATTCAAAGTATTTCAAAAGTGCTGTCGTTGGTGATGGCGTATAAATTAATAGATGAGGATTTGTGGAAAAGAGTGGGAGTTGAACCATCTGGCACTCCTTTTAATTCATTGATTCAGTTGGAGTATGATCAGGGGATTCCTCGTAATCCTTTTATTAATGCTGGGGCATTAGTGATCTGCGATGTTTTAGTGGAGCACCTGGAAAATCCAAAAGAAGAATTTCTGAATTTTGTAAGAAGTTTATCCGGTAATTCGAAGCTTGAATATTGTTCTCGCATTGCCGAATCTGAAAAGGCGACAAGTTTTAGAAATGCTTCATTGATTAATTTGATGAAGGATTTAGGGAATATCCGTAATGACATAGATACCGTTTTAGACTTTTATTTCAATTTGTGTTCCATTGAGATGACTTGTAATGAGTTGACCCGAACATTTTTGTTTTTAGCTTCAAATGGTAAAGATCTAATTACAAACGAAAGGTTTTTAAGTTCAAGTAAATCGAAAAGAGTAAATGCTGTGATGCAATTATGCGGTTTTTATGATGAGGCTGGTGAATTTTCTTTTAAAGTAGGATTACCCGGGAAAAGTGGTGTAGGTGGGGGAATTGTAGCCATTCTTCCAAATCATTACTGCATTGCTGTGTGGAGTCCCAGATTAAATAAGAAAGGAAATTCGAGTAAGGGAATGAAATTTTTAGAACTGTTTACCAGTGAAACTGAATTGTCTATTTTTTAG
- a CDS encoding sulfurtransferase produces the protein MLKTQAKLKPVVSVKWLSQHLHDPNLIILDASLMDNKAGLKSEHEGFQIVNARFFDLKNTFCDPDHRISNMIPSAERFTTECRKLGINKNSKIVVYDNFGTYSSPRVWWLFKVMGHENIAVLNGGLPAWINEFCEVEIKESAEVELGDFQASFNSKRVLNAEQILENINTEHRLVIDVRTEDRFFGRVPEPRENLRGGHVPNSINLPFNRVLANGMFLSDKELSVLFKSLPLNNKSLVFCCGSGVSACIGLLACELVLENEKYLYDGSWAEWGQLENYPIE, from the coding sequence ATGTTGAAAACTCAAGCCAAATTAAAACCGGTAGTATCAGTCAAGTGGCTTTCTCAGCATTTGCATGATCCTAATTTGATTATTCTTGATGCAAGTCTTATGGATAATAAGGCCGGGTTGAAATCAGAACACGAAGGTTTTCAAATTGTAAACGCACGCTTTTTCGATTTAAAAAATACCTTTTGTGATCCTGATCATCGAATCTCAAATATGATTCCCAGTGCTGAGAGGTTCACAACGGAGTGCAGGAAGTTAGGCATTAATAAAAACAGCAAAATAGTTGTCTACGATAATTTTGGAACTTATTCGAGTCCTAGGGTTTGGTGGCTGTTTAAAGTAATGGGACATGAAAATATTGCCGTTTTGAATGGCGGTTTACCTGCTTGGATTAATGAATTTTGTGAGGTTGAAATAAAGGAGTCCGCAGAAGTAGAATTGGGCGATTTTCAGGCCAGTTTTAATTCGAAACGGGTCTTGAATGCAGAACAAATTCTTGAAAATATTAATACTGAACATCGTCTTGTGATTGATGTTCGTACCGAAGATCGGTTTTTTGGCAGAGTTCCAGAGCCACGAGAAAATTTAAGAGGTGGTCATGTTCCAAATTCAATTAATCTTCCTTTTAATAGAGTGTTGGCTAATGGTATGTTTCTGTCAGATAAGGAATTGTCTGTACTTTTTAAATCTTTACCCCTAAATAATAAGTCCTTGGTTTTTTGTTGTGGATCGGGCGTAAGTGCCTGTATTGGTCTTTTGGCTTGCGAATTGGTTCTGGAAAATGAAAAATACCTTTATGATGGTTCGTGGGCGGAATGGGGACAGTTGGAAAACTATCCGATTGAATAA
- a CDS encoding carbonic anhydrase, which yields MNQLLTIKCAEDILPKYRNTPIGLLLEFHNLHRPFAIYSEAQLLVGMCMDNRKHLHIPENFSYIIRSGGANLRYSEFKVSYAISVGKIKHIALIGHDNCGMVNLHSRKQEFIRGLVESAGWTAERAEEHFTNFAPMFEIGNAIEFVVSEAKRLRVKYPKITVAPLFYHVETNRLSIVEE from the coding sequence ATGAATCAACTACTAACTATTAAATGTGCTGAGGATATTTTACCCAAATATCGAAACACACCAATCGGTTTACTTCTTGAATTCCATAATTTACACCGACCTTTTGCTATTTATTCTGAAGCCCAACTTTTGGTAGGTATGTGCATGGATAATAGAAAGCATCTTCACATTCCTGAAAATTTCTCCTATATAATTCGATCGGGAGGTGCTAACCTAAGATATAGTGAGTTTAAAGTATCCTATGCTATTTCTGTGGGTAAAATTAAGCACATTGCATTGATTGGTCACGATAATTGCGGGATGGTGAATCTGCATTCCAGAAAGCAAGAGTTTATTAGAGGATTGGTTGAATCTGCTGGCTGGACTGCTGAAAGAGCAGAGGAACATTTTACCAATTTTGCTCCAATGTTTGAAATTGGAAATGCAATTGAATTTGTAGTGAGTGAAGCCAAAAGATTGCGGGTGAAATATCCGAAAATTACAGTTGCCCCTCTGTTTTATCATGTTGAAACCAACCGTTTGTCAATCGTTGAAGAATAA
- a CDS encoding pseudouridine synthase — protein sequence MELKRLNKAIAETGYCSRREADKLIESGRVKVNGTTADLGIKVSSEDTIKVKGQIISKKVGNIYLVFNKPIGITCTTDTHIQGNIINFLNYPERIFPIGRLDKPSEGLIFMTNDGDIVNKILRSRNNHEKEYLVRVNKRITSDFIKKMGNGVPILDTVTKKCKVWRVDDFTFKIILTQGLNRQIRRMCEYLDYDVKGLKRLRVMNISLGNLKVGKYRSFTKTELETLLNLCEDSAKTFDEI from the coding sequence ATGGAATTAAAACGACTAAATAAGGCGATTGCGGAAACAGGCTATTGTTCACGAAGAGAGGCAGATAAGCTAATTGAGAGTGGCAGGGTTAAGGTGAATGGAACAACTGCTGATTTGGGAATTAAGGTTTCCAGTGAGGATACAATCAAGGTCAAGGGACAAATCATTTCTAAGAAAGTCGGAAATATTTATTTGGTATTTAACAAACCAATTGGTATCACCTGTACCACAGATACTCATATTCAAGGAAATATTATTAATTTCCTTAATTATCCGGAACGAATTTTTCCCATTGGGAGATTAGATAAACCGAGTGAAGGTCTTATTTTTATGACCAATGATGGGGATATTGTAAATAAAATACTTCGTTCTCGTAACAATCACGAAAAAGAATATCTTGTTCGGGTGAACAAACGAATTACTTCTGATTTTATTAAAAAAATGGGCAATGGTGTTCCTATTTTAGATACTGTGACTAAGAAATGTAAAGTTTGGAGAGTGGATGATTTTACATTTAAAATAATTCTGACCCAAGGTTTGAATAGACAAATTCGCAGAATGTGCGAATATTTGGATTACGATGTGAAAGGTCTGAAGAGACTTCGGGTTATGAATATCTCCTTAGGTAATTTAAAAGTTGGAAAGTATCGATCTTTCACTAAAACAGAATTAGAAACCTTGCTTAATTTGTGCGAGGATTCTGCTAAAACTTTCGACGAAATTTAA